The Mytilus galloprovincialis chromosome 7, xbMytGall1.hap1.1, whole genome shotgun sequence genome has a window encoding:
- the LOC143082209 gene encoding uncharacterized protein LOC143082209, protein MDNRRKENQEKSTSHNEVKNKQWGRGCKGFSRMEDKESKEQSASHYSGRRDQPWNRGYKGFSRKENMESKEQHESQYSGNRDHHWDRGCKGFGRTDDQRDHGYSNRNSNGNNSSKKYQNRSHNDHSDRKYNDRGKGTQHGKFKSSFGEGARKMARREVHEQKSESKMKGQNLYLTINNFKGSEDDLKKLLEKITSRQFPISDIRYEDQAVLCTAEMFSARQVKDVLNELVFHNRKSDVKVIARQEQLGRQIPIHTLILECNEKMTREASDFISEHKLQMEKIQERIDQNGREENKLTENSELKEEIKALKSKLQEMNLQKTEFQGFLKCTIDKLEKVRESRKVELELKAVYLGFQVECTRLKHALPIYARRSDIVSMIKDNQVSVLLGETGSGKSTQIAQYMYQTGMANTGLIVCTQPRKIAAISLATHVAREMGTSVGQLVGYKVGMQIKQTRNTKIIYMTDHMLLNECLRDKNFSAYACIIVDEAHERSIYTDLLLGMIKKSTKTRRDLRVVVTSATIDPTVFVSYFGTCPVLSVSGRMFPVDVVWTEDESSFENHEQAALDKTIEVHHNEEQGDILTFLTSPLEVERCCVALENALDSDTDFICLPLHGRLQANEQQKVFEPSPKGKRKIVFATNSAETSITIPGIKYVIDTGVAKEMQFDPNRNINMLLVKTITQSSSDQRKGRAGRTDAGKCFRLYSSETYDKMERNSRPEILRVHLGHALLKLMELGVVPLEFDFVQSPSRDLLDAAMETLESVGAVVDRKITELGKWIAKLPIDPKFGKFIHDAIKDGIVIEAIILSACCTAGGSIFYRSGTDEEKSLADKRKIRFCHEGGDLMTMMNVFREWHEQPEKMKGVWCIDNSINGKAIRGVRDTVNEVLNVLRRDQGTKHKFQLKSPADVDTKLQKMLFKTFSRNLCHFLGHDKAGYLVVNKYQHVKVFPGSSLKSLGLLPDWIVIEQVLKTSNDFAINITIVPDEWIHEALKERMIQLDLDSLKERRVEQVAVFNVGEQVFREFVGVKYAKKRELENQIKESGKEILVFLDTSKQLGEISLYSHDRKHAIEFETIIKDRVEHLRKQFKYEKSEQFLSSAQIGVRVVIETGMDIVDVLMTDEYTTLFITGIPKFIEEKSEEDMIKTFEKFGKIVKVEKFRKSRNKNNWGRITFENKECAKQAVVEMKESLNIGARPNTGFQSADIRGFRTKLQWCRRPSKGFGFVKFKDPTNATIAVLTPIHVGGSVVKIQHSKNGSDELHVSNLNRLVNEDVLRHGFMDALDLDMGDIERVQIIRQKVNTSKDILDTYRQRLRRKVEKYVHEGTYELDMRPPKDSDFNFRAFVSFSKPEEGIAACAGINHSFVMSDQVVTMEVDMKTSIMIQKLVYNKYNETVDSLVETLQRTEPVNIQQKELRNGNIIINLHSDSVESIMKVKSDILGIIKGRVLDVETHTNINRLFTWDGKEWLKTVMEKTDTTIVADERILSVSIHGEKENQNSAIDMMEVYLQKLKTSKSKTLSLKGDDKPPGLMKELMLRYEFDFKKLVQESGLQCIELNHRLHLITLIGEDRSIEDAGVIINSVIESMIKNRKECKLQRTQTRDCVVCFCPIEEGEIYRLEVCGHPYCKDCVELQFILSVRNNTFPLSCSGEGCTELLAWKDISNLSLKTVVPVNEVVRKATSSFVSKHMKDYKYCPTPDCPLIYRVTDKECLFCCTECEIRICTACHNQFHDGLTCAMVESMKKDDGGLNLWMMQNIGRAKYCPSCSTPIEKIDGCNYLVCAGCNSHICWACSAYFDSDTECYGHMDREHGSFV, encoded by the coding sequence ATGGATAACAGACGTaaagaaaaccaagaaaaatcgACAAGTCATAATGaggttaaaaataaacaatgggGTCGTGGATGCAAAGGATTTAGTAGAATGGAAGATAAGGAAAGCAAAGAGCAATCAGCAAGTCATTATAGTGGGAGAAGAGATCAACCTTGGAATCGTGGATACAAAGGCTTTAGTAGAAAGGAGAACATGGAAAGCAAAGAACAACATGAAAGTCAATATAGTGGGAACAGAGATCACCATTGGGATCGTGGATGCAAAGGCTTTGGTAGAACGGATGACCAAAGAGATCATGGATACAGTAACAGAAATAGCAATGGCAACAACTCTAGTAAGAAATATCAAAACAGGAGTCATAATGACCATTCAGACAGGAAATACAACGACAGAGGGAAAGGAACACAACATGGAAAATTTAAATCCAGCTTTGGTGAAGGTGCTCGGAAAATGGCACGACGTGAGGTGCATGAACAAAAGTCAGAGTCGAAGATGAAAGGGCAAAACTTATATCTTACAATTAACAATTTTAAAGGAAGTGAAGATGATTTAAAAAAGTTGTTAGAGAAAATTACAAGCCGACAATTTCCAATAAGTGATATCAGATATGAAGATCAAGCTGTACTGTGTACTGCAGAAATGTTTAGCGCACGTCAGGTTAAAGATGTATTAAACGAACTTGTATTCCATAACAGAAAATCAGACGTTAAAGTTATTGCAAGACAAGAACAATTGGGACGTCAGATTCCCATACATACATTGATATTAGAATGCAATGAAAAGATGACTAGAGAGGCTAGTGACTTCATATCTGAACACAAACTTCAGATGGAGAAAATTCAAGAAAGAATAGACCAAAATGGAAGAGAAGAGAATAAATTAACGGAGAACTCTGaactaaaagaagaaattaaagcACTTAAGTCCAAACTACAAGAGATGAATTTGCAGAAAACAGAATTCCAAGGATTCTTGAAATGTACCATTGACAAGTTAGAGAAGGTCAGAGAATCTAGGAAGGTTGAATTAGAACTTAAAGCCGTCTACCTGGGATTTCAAGTCGAATGCACACGACTAAAGCATGCTCTACCAATATACGCCCGACGATCAGATATTGTTTCAATGATTAAAGATAATCAAGTGTCAGTTTTGTTAGGAGAAACAGGATCGGGAAAGAGTACACAAATAGCACAGTATATGTATCAGACTGGAATGGCAAATACAGGGTTGATAGTGTGTACTCAACCACGTAAGATTGCAGCTATTAGTCTTGCAACACACGTGGCACGTGAAATGGGAACATCAGTTGGACAACTAGTTGGATACAAAGTAGGTATGCAAATTAAACAGACACGTAATACGAAGATTATTTATATGACGGATCATATGCTGTTAAACGAATGTCTGAGAGATAAGAACTTCTCTGCCTATGCATGTATCATTGTAGACGAGGCCCATGAAAGGAGCATTTATACTGACCTCCTTTTGGGTATGATAAAAAAGAGCACAAAGACAAGACGCGATCTTAGAGTAGTGGTAACCTCTGCAACTATAGATCCTACAGTGTTTGTGAGTTACTTCGGAACCTGTCCAGTACTATCGGTATCTGGTCGAATGTTTCCAGTTGATGTTGTGTGGACAGAAGATGAATCATCTTTTGAAAATCACGAACAAGCAGCATTAGACAAAACTATTGAAGTTCATCATAATGAAGAACAAGGGGACATTCTTACATTTCTAACTTCCCCATTAGAAGTGGAAAGATGCTGTGTTGCTTTAGAAAATGCATTAGATTCGGATACAGACTTTATTTGTTTACCCCTTCATGGACGTTTACAAGCAAATGAACAACAGAAGGTATTTGAGCCATCTCCAAAAGGTAAAAGGAAAATTGTGTTTGCCACGAACAGTGCAGAAACATCAATAACTATTCCAGGAATAAAGTATGTCATAGATACAGGTGTTGCTAAGGAAATGCAGTTTGATCCAAATCGAAACATAAACATGCTTCTTGTTAAAACAATAACACAGAGTTCATCAGATCAGAGAAAGGGGCGTGCTGGTAGAACTGATGCCGGGAAATGTTTTAGGTTATACTCATCAGAAACGTATGATAAAATGGAACGTAATTCTCGACCGGAAATACTACGAGTTCATTTAGGACATGCACTTCTTAAACTTATGGAGCTTGGTGTTGTTCCTTTAGAGTTTGATTTCGTACAAAGTCCATCACGTGACCTATTGGATGCTGCAATGGAAACACTAGAATCGGTAGGTGCCGTAGTTGACAGGAAGATAACAGAGTTAGGAAAATGGATTGCAAAGTTACCAATTGATCCAAAATTCGGTAAATTCATTCATGACGCAATTAAAGATGGAATAGTTATAGAAGCTATTATTCTTTCTGCTTGCTGTACAGCAGGAGGTTCTATATTTTATCGATCTGGAACAGACGAAGAAAAAAGTTTAGCGGACAAACGAAAAATAAGATTTTGTCATGAAGGAGGGGATCTCATGACAATGATGAATGTGTTCAGAGAATGGCATGAACAACCAGAAAAAATGAAGGGTGTCTGGTGTATTGATAATTCTATAAACGGAAAGGCCATTCGCGGAGTACGCGATACAGTTAATGAGGTTTTAAATGTTTTGAGAAGGGATCAAGGAACGAAGCATAAATTTCAACTAAAATCACCAGCAGATGTTGATACTAAATTAcagaaaatgttgtttaaaacTTTCAGTCGAAATCTCTGTCATTTTCTTGGACACGATAAAGCAGGATATCTGGTTGTAAATAAATATCAACATGTGAAAGTGTTTCCTGGGTCATCATTGAAATCATTGGGACTGCTGCCAGATTGGATTGTTATAGAACAAGTTTTGAAAACATCAAATGATTTTGCCATTAATATAACTATTGTACCTGACGAATGGATTCATGAGGCGTTGAAGGAAAGAATGATACAGCTAGACTTAGACAGCTTGAAGGAACGAAGAGTCGAACAAGTTGCAGTATTCAATGTTGGCGAACAAGTATTTAGAGAGTTTGTTGGGGTCAAATATGCTAAAAAGCGAGAATTGGAAAATCAAATCAAGGAAAGTGGCAAAGAGATATTAGTTTTTCTTGATACATCAAAACAACTAGGGGAGATAAGTCTATATTCGCACGATAGAAAACATGCTATAGAATTTGAAACCATCATCAAAGACAGGGTGGAACATCTGCGAAAACAATTCAAGTACGAAAAGAGTGAACAATTTTTGTCTTCTGCACAGATTGGGGTTCGAGTAGTTATTGAAACTGGTATGGATATAGTGGATGTCTTAATGACCGATGAATATACGACTTTATTTATTACAGGAATACCAAAGTTTATCGAGGAAAAGTCAGAGGAAGATAtgataaaaacttttgaaaaatttggCAAAATTGTTAAGGtagaaaaatttagaaaaagcagaaataaaaataattgggGTAGAATTACATTTGAGAATAAGGAATGTGCTAAACAAGCTGTGGTAGAAATGAAGGAATCCCTAAACATAGGAGCAAGACCAAATACCGGTTTTCAGAGCGCAGACATTCGTGGATTTCGCACTAAGCTTCAATGGTGCAGACGACCTTCAAAAGGTTTTGGATTTGTAAAGTTTAAAGATCCAACAAATGCCACAATAGCAGTACTCACACCAATACATGTTGGTGGTTCAGTTGTCAAAATACAGCATAGCAAAAATGGAAGCGATGAACTTCACGTCAGCAATCTTAATCGTCTGGTCAATGAGGATGTTCTGCGTCATGGTTTTATGGATGCCTTAGATCTTGATATGGGTGACATTGAACGCGTGCAAATCATCAGACAAAAGGTGAATACATCGAAAGACATATTAGACACTTACCGACAGCGACTTCGTAGAAAAGTGGAAAAGTATGTACATGAAGGCACTTATGAACTTGATATGAGACCACCTAAGGACTCTGACTTCAACTTTAGGGCCTTTGTCTCCTTTTCAAAACCAGAGGAAGGTATTGCTGCATGCGCAGGTATCAATCATAGTTTTGTTATGAGTGATCAAGTCGTCACAATGGAAGTCGACATGAAAACGTCAATTATGATTCAGAAGCTTGTCTACAATAAGTACAATGAAACTGTTGATTCCCTAGTAGAAACCTTACAAAGAACTGAGCCAGTAAATATTCAACAGAAAGAGTTACGAAACGGCAACATTATCATTAATTTACATTCTGATAGTGTGGAATCTATAATGAAAGTCAAGAGTGATATTCTGGGTATTATAAAAGGGAGAGTTCTAGATGTAGAAACGCATACAAATATAAACAGACTGTTCACCTGGGATGGTAAAGAATGGTTGAAGACCGTGATGGAAAAGACTGACACAACTATAGTTGCAGATGAAAGGATTTTGTCCGTGTCCATTCACGgagaaaaagaaaatcaaaacagtGCTATCGATATGATGGAAGTTTATTTACAGAAATTAAAGACCAGCAAGTCGAAAACTTTATCGTTGAAAGGAGATGATAAGCCTCCTGGATTAATGAAAGAGTTAATGCTGCGCTATGAATTCGACTTTAAAAAGCTGGTGCAGGAGTCGGGACTACAATGCATCGAACTTAATCATCGATTGCATCTGATAACACTGATTGGAGAAGACCGTTCAATAGAAGATGCCGGTGTAATCATAAATAGTGTTATAGAATCGATGATCAAAAATCGTAAGGAATGCAAATTACAGCGAACACAAACACGTGATTGTGTTGTATGCTTTTGTCCAATAGAAGAAGGAGAAATATACAGATTGGAAGTTTGTGGTCATCCATATTGCAAAGACTGTGTCGAGCTTCAGTTTATATTAAGCGTGAGGAATAATACATTTCCGCTTTCGTGCAGTGGTGAAGGATGTACCGAATTATTAGCATGGAAAGATATCTCTAATTTGTCTTTAAAGACTGTTGTACCAGTAAACGAAGTAGTAAGGAAAGCTACCAGCTCATTTGTATCGAAGCACATGAAGGATTACAAATATTGTCCAACCCCAGACTGTCCTCTTATTTACCGCGTGACAGACAAGGAATGTCTTTTTTGCTGCACAGAATGCGAGATTCGTATCTGTACAGCATGTCATAATCAGTTTCACGACGGCCTTACGTGTGCAATGGTCGAGAGTATGAAGAAAGATGATGGGGGTTTGAACCTCTGGATGATGCAAAACATTGGAAGAGCAAAGTATTGTCCAAGCTGTTCGACTCCTATTGAGAAAATTGATGGATGCAACTACTTGGTTTGTGCCGGATGCAATTCACACATTTGCTGGGCTTGTTCTGCTTACTTCGATTCGGATACAGAATGCTATGGGCATATGGACAGAGAACATGGCAGTTTTGTTTAA